The genomic region GGCGACCGCTATTGAGCGTCGAGTTATCACCGTCGACCCCGATGTAGGACGACAGGCTCTCGACCGCAGGGTCAGCCAGAATCACCTTGGCCAGTTGCTGCTGGCGCTCGCTCATCGCAGCGAAGGAAATCGACTGCGGCGCCTCGGAAATGCCCTGGATCACGCCGGTGTCCTGTACCGGGAAGAACCCCTTGGGCACCACCATGTACAGGAATACGGTCAATGCCAAGGTGCCGATGGCCACCAGTAAAGTCAGCGGTTGATGCTTGAGCACCCAGTGCAACTTGCGCCCGTAGGCGGCGATCATCCAGTCGATGGTCGCGCCACTGGAGCGGTAGAACCAGCCCTGATCTTTTTCCTTGGGCTCACGTTTGAGCAGCCGCGCGCACATCATCGGCGTCAGGGTCAGGGACACCACCAGCGAAATCAGGATCGCCACCGCCAACGTGATCGCGAACTCGCGGAACAAGCGCCCCACCACGTCGGCCATGAACAGCAACGGGATCAGCACCGCGATCAACGACAGCGTCAGGGAAATCAGGGTGAAGCCGATCTGCTTGGCGCCCTTGAGTGCCGCTTGCAGCGGGCTGTCACCCTCCTCGATGAAGCGGGAAATGTTCTCCAGCATGACGATCGCATCGTCCACCACGAAACCGGTGGCGATGGTCAGCGCCATCAGGGTCAGGTTGTTGACCGAAAACCCGGCGAGGTACATCACGCCGAAGGTGCCGATCAACGACAGCGGCACCGCCACCGACGGAATGATCGTGGCGCTGGCCCGCCGCAAGAACAGGAACGTGACCATCACCACCAGGGCGATGGCGATCAGCAGTTCGTGTTGCACGTCGGTGACGGAGGCGCGGATGGTCTGGGTGCGGTCAGTGAGCACCGTGACGTCGAGGCCGGCCGGCAAGTTGTCGGTGATACTTGGCAGCAAGGCCTTGATCCGGTCGACCACCTCGATGACGTTGGCGCCAGGCTGACGCTGGATGTTCAACAGCACGGCCTGGTTTTCATTGGCCCAGGCGGCGAGGCGTTCGTTCTCGGCGCCGTCGACAATTTCCGCCACGTCCTTGAGCCGCAACGGCGCGCCTTTGCTGTAGGCCAGAATCAGGTTGGCGTAGTCCTGGGGTGACGTCAGCTGGTCGTTGGCGTCGAGCATCGACACCCGGGTCGGGCCGTCGAAGTTGCCCTTGGGCTGATTGACGTTGGAGGCACCGATCAAAGTGCGCACGTCCGACAGGTTCAGGCCGTTAGCCGCCAGGGCCTCGGGGTTGACCTTGATCCGCACCGCCTGACGCTGACCGCCGGCAATGCTGACCATACCGACACCGCTGATCTGCGCAATTTTCTGCGCCATGCGCGTGTCGACCAAGTCATTGAGCTTGGGCAACAGCATGGTTTTAGAGGTGATGGCCAGGGTCAGCACCGGGGTATCTGCCGGGTTGACCTTGTTGTACACCGGCGGCGCCGGCAAATCCTTGGGCAGCAAATTGGTCGCGGCGTTGATCGCCGCCTGCACTTGCTGCTCGGCGACGTCCATGTTGATATCGAGGCTGAACCGCAGGGTCAGCACCGAAGCGCCGCCGGAACTGGTCGACGCCATCTGGGTCAGGCCGGGCATCTGCCCGAACTGACGCTCCAGCGGCGCAGTCACGGCGCTGGTCATGACATCCGGGCTGGCGCCGGGATAGAGCGTCATGACGCGGATGGTCGGGTAATCGACTTGGGGCAATGCCGACACCGGCAGCAGCCGATAAGCGATCACGCCGGCCAGAATAATGGCCAACATGCTCAGTGTCGTGGCGACCGGGCGAAGAATGAACAGCCGCGAGATGTTCATGCGCCGCCCTTTTTCGCCTTGTCGGTGGCCGCCGGCTCAACCGGGGTCGCCGCCGATTTGCCTTGCAGGTGTTCGGTCGGGGTGGTCGGTACATCCTTGCTGTCGTTGACCACTTCCACTTCGCTGCCGTCCTTCAGGCGGTCGGTGCCCTCCAGCACCACCCGATCGCCGACGGCCAGGCCTTCGGTAATCACGGTGTTTTCACCGTCACTGGCGCCGACTTTCAACGGACGGATCACGACCTTTTTGTCGCCATCCAGCGCATACACGAACGTACCGTTGGTGCCGAACTGAATCGCCGCCGAGGGCGCCAGCAGCACGTTTTTAAGCGTGTCGGCCAACAGGTGCACGTTGACGAACTGATTCGGGAACAACGCTTGATCGCGGTTCTCGTAGCGAGCCTTGAATTTCAGGGTGCCGGTGGTGACGTCAATCTGGTTATCGAGGCTCTGCAGCACGCCGGTGGCCTGCAACTGGGTGTCACCGCGGTCCCAGGCTTCGGCGGGCAATTTGGCGCCGGTGCGATAACGGGCCAGCACGGTGTCCAGGCTATTTTCCGGCAAGGTGAACGCCACGCTGATCGGTTGGGTCTGGGTGATGATCACCAGCGCCGTGGTGTCGTTGGCCGCCACGAGGTTGCCGACGTCCAGTTGACGCAAGCCCAGGCGCCCGGCAATTGGGGCGCGGATCTTGGTGAATTCGAGATTGAGCTTGGCGTCGTTGACCGCCGCCTGATTGGTCTTGACCGTGCCCTGATACTGGCCCACCAAGGCTTCGGCGGTGTCCAGGGTTTGCTTGGCGATACTGTCTTCGCGGTACAGGCCACGATAGCGCTCGACGTCGACCTGGGCGTTTTTCAGTTGCGCCTGATTCTGCAGCAAGGTGCCTTCGGCCTGGAGCAAGGCATTCTGGTATGGACGCGGGTCGATCTCGGCCAGCAGATCACCCGCCTTGACCATTTGCCCTTCTTCGAAATAGACCTTGACCAGTTCGCCACCGACGCGGCTGCGCACATTGATGGTATTGAGTGCCGTGACCGTGCCCAGAGCCTTGTAATACAGCGGGAAATCACCTTTGACCACCGGCGCCACGCGCACCGGAACCGGCCCTGTCGCCCCGCCGAACCCCGGACGCATAGCCCCCGACCGACCGGTATGCCCGGCGACGGCTTTCTGCCCTGCGCCCTCCTTCGTGCTGCTGCCTGCGGGCCAGAACTTCCAGCACAGGCCGGCGATGACCAACAGGACAAGCAGGCCGAACAGCCAGCGACGAGGATTACGGGAAGCGGAGGATTGCATGGAATGATCAACCATTGGGCGCGTGCGCTTTTTTCTACGGGAGGCTGAACGATAAGCACTGGCGGGTATTTAGCAAAGCGCCTTTACCGGCAATTTACCTTTGGCTTACCTAACAGGAAGTTAGGGGCTGTTCTCAATCCAGTTTTCCTCGGCACAGCGGCAAAACAGATTGAGAACGCCCTTTAAGACACTGAAGCACAAATGAAAACGGCCTGGACAGGGCCAGGCCGTTAACAATTGTAAAACTTTGCTTATTTCAGAACGGCGAGTGCTGCTTCGTAATTCGGTTCTTCAGCAATTTCCTTGACCAGTTCGCTGTGCAGGACCTTGTCGTTTTCGTCCAGAACCACGACGGCGCGGGCGGTCAGGCCTTTGAGTGGACCATCGGCAATCGCCACGCCGTAGTTCTCGATGAACTCGGCACCGCGCAGGGTCGACAGGTTCTGCACGTTTTCCAGGCCTTCGGCGCCGCAGAAGCGGGCTTGAGCGAACGGCAGGTCAGCGGAGATGCACAGCACCACGGTGTTGGCCACGTCATTGGCCACGTCATTGGCCTGGGCGTTGAACTTGCGCACGGAGGTGGCGCAGGTCGGGGTGTCGATGCTTGGGAAGATGTTCAACACTTTGCGCTTGCCGGCGAAGCTCGCCAGGGTCACGTCGGACAGATTGCCGGCAACCAGGGAAAAGGCTGGCGCCTTGGAACCGGCTTGTGGCAATTGGCCGTTGACTTGAACCGGGTTGCCTTTAAGAGTGACTTGAGCCATGAACGGAGTCCTTCTGAACGTTGATGTAGAGAATTTTGACGAGGCCGAAGTTAACCACGAAATTGACTGACGACCTATGCAAAAACACAAATTGTCATGAGCCCGAGAGAGACCAGCCTCGCTCCTACAGACAGGCGTCAACCCGGCAACTGCAACCTATCGCGCGAAGGCTGCGATTTTTTGATCTTCAGCGCCCCCCAAGAGGTCAATAGAAAGAGATCGCAGCATGGGCAACGCCTGCTAGGGGGATCAGAAGGTTTGCGGCGATCTTTCTTTGGCCGCGCTGTCGATTTAGCGCACGGCCATTCGACTAGACAGTGAGTCACTCAAAACCAGTGGAGGCAAAACCATGCGATTCATGATCATTGTAAAAGCCAGCCCCGATTCCGAGGCCGGTGTGATGCCCAGCGAAGAACTGATGACCGCAATGGGCAATTACAACGAGGAACTGGCCAAGGCCGGCATCCTCATCGATTGCGACGGCCTGCAACCCAGCAGTAAAGGCGCCCGTGTGCGTTTCTCGGGTGACAAACGCACGGTAATCGACGGCCCGTTTATTGAAACCAAGGAACTGATCGCCGGCTACTGGCTGTGGCAGGTGAAGTCGAAAGAGGAAGCGATCGAGTGGGTCAAGCGCTGCCCCAACCCGATGCCGGGTACAGAGGCCGAGATCGAGATTCGCCAGGTGTTCGAGGCCGAAGATTTCGGTGCCGAGTTCACCCCGGAACTGCGTGAGCAGGAAGAGCGCGTGCGGGCACAGGCGAAGAAGCACTGAAGCATATCTGATACACCCATTACACCGTAGGAGCAGCCTTCGGCAGCTCCTACGCACACGTCTTCACGAGCAAGCCCGGAAGGTGGTGAGCTCCAGAACACGCATAGACGAGAAACATTCCTTTGTTTGGCGAGAGTGCGTTAGGACAAAGTCGCCTTAGGACTTCGCTTCAGCAAGGGCCATTTCGGGATATTCGCGCCGGTCTCTGAACAGGATGTAAAGCGGGTCCAGGCCAGATGCTGGCGGAAAGACGACGACATAGTCATCGAAACCAATCGCAGCCAAGTCGCTGAAGGACTCCAATACTGGCACGGGTGAAGACCGGAGGAATCCCAGCCGATACTCGGGGGCTGGGGCCAGGGTCGAGGTAGTTTCAAAGGTCGCTGGCGCGCTCCAACTCACGATCATCGGGGCCGTC from Pseudomonas sp. GGS8 harbors:
- a CDS encoding MdtB/MuxB family multidrug efflux RND transporter permease subunit → MNISRLFILRPVATTLSMLAIILAGVIAYRLLPVSALPQVDYPTIRVMTLYPGASPDVMTSAVTAPLERQFGQMPGLTQMASTSSGGASVLTLRFSLDINMDVAEQQVQAAINAATNLLPKDLPAPPVYNKVNPADTPVLTLAITSKTMLLPKLNDLVDTRMAQKIAQISGVGMVSIAGGQRQAVRIKVNPEALAANGLNLSDVRTLIGASNVNQPKGNFDGPTRVSMLDANDQLTSPQDYANLILAYSKGAPLRLKDVAEIVDGAENERLAAWANENQAVLLNIQRQPGANVIEVVDRIKALLPSITDNLPAGLDVTVLTDRTQTIRASVTDVQHELLIAIALVVMVTFLFLRRASATIIPSVAVPLSLIGTFGVMYLAGFSVNNLTLMALTIATGFVVDDAIVMLENISRFIEEGDSPLQAALKGAKQIGFTLISLTLSLIAVLIPLLFMADVVGRLFREFAITLAVAILISLVVSLTLTPMMCARLLKREPKEKDQGWFYRSSGATIDWMIAAYGRKLHWVLKHQPLTLLVAIGTLALTVFLYMVVPKGFFPVQDTGVIQGISEAPQSISFAAMSERQQQLAKVILADPAVESLSSYIGVDGDNSTLNSGRLLINLKAHSNRNLSATQVIARLQPELNKLVGIRLFMQPVQDLTIEDRVSRTQYQFSMSSPDAELLSLWSGRLVEALAQRPELTDVASDLQDKGLQVYLVIDRDAALRVGVSVSNITDALYDAFGQRQISTIYTQASQYRVVLQSQSGEKIGPEALNQIHVKTTAGGQVRLSSLAHVEERQAQLAITHIGQFPAVMMSFNLAPGVALGQAVQIIDQVQKDIGMPIGVQTQFQGAAEAFQASLSSTLLLILAAVVTMYIVLGVLYESYIHPITILSTLPSAAVGALLALLLSGNDLGMIAIIGIILLIGIVKKNAIMMIDFALEAERHQGMDPQAAIYQAALLRFRPILMTTLAALFGAVPLMLATGSGAELRQPLGLVMVGGLLVSQVLTLFTTPVIYLYFDRLGRRWGRKSESVDPVEQP
- a CDS encoding MdtA/MuxA family multidrug efflux RND transporter periplasmic adaptor subunit, producing the protein MVDHSMQSSASRNPRRWLFGLLVLLVIAGLCWKFWPAGSSTKEGAGQKAVAGHTGRSGAMRPGFGGATGPVPVRVAPVVKGDFPLYYKALGTVTALNTINVRSRVGGELVKVYFEEGQMVKAGDLLAEIDPRPYQNALLQAEGTLLQNQAQLKNAQVDVERYRGLYREDSIAKQTLDTAEALVGQYQGTVKTNQAAVNDAKLNLEFTKIRAPIAGRLGLRQLDVGNLVAANDTTALVIITQTQPISVAFTLPENSLDTVLARYRTGAKLPAEAWDRGDTQLQATGVLQSLDNQIDVTTGTLKFKARYENRDQALFPNQFVNVHLLADTLKNVLLAPSAAIQFGTNGTFVYALDGDKKVVIRPLKVGASDGENTVITEGLAVGDRVVLEGTDRLKDGSEVEVVNDSKDVPTTPTEHLQGKSAATPVEPAATDKAKKGGA
- the tpx gene encoding thiol peroxidase produces the protein MAQVTLKGNPVQVNGQLPQAGSKAPAFSLVAGNLSDVTLASFAGKRKVLNIFPSIDTPTCATSVRKFNAQANDVANDVANTVVLCISADLPFAQARFCGAEGLENVQNLSTLRGAEFIENYGVAIADGPLKGLTARAVVVLDENDKVLHSELVKEIAEEPNYEAALAVLK
- a CDS encoding YciI family protein, with protein sequence MRFMIIVKASPDSEAGVMPSEELMTAMGNYNEELAKAGILIDCDGLQPSSKGARVRFSGDKRTVIDGPFIETKELIAGYWLWQVKSKEEAIEWVKRCPNPMPGTEAEIEIRQVFEAEDFGAEFTPELREQEERVRAQAKKH